A genomic segment from Flammeovirga pectinis encodes:
- a CDS encoding BamA/TamA family outer membrane protein — translation MKYIFTLLFSVFPSTILLAQNQTIYLIGDAGLATTEDPTLQHFFKQIDLNDTQSTVVFLGDNIYPHGLMNVGEKGRIEGEEILKAQLLPLKNFRGKTFMIPGNHDYNRGKKNGLERLKNEEIYVNAILGDSTFAPANGCPDPVEVALSEDITLLILDTQWLLFDYQEIAEYNGCSYNSTDELLVGLQDIIARNKDKKLIIAGHHPVYSYGEHGGHFTAKDHLFPLTSFSSWAYVPLPVIGSIYPLARKAGVNRQDLGNKQYQKMSIAFDNIFKQHKNLIYASGHEHALEYIKKDNVHYVVSGAGSKSTPVKKGKYAEFIGETKGFSKIEITTSGETTISFFDSEKKVFSTSYQNKIIDKTAPTILIDFPDSVSVPASLQYSSSTKHEKWMGANYRKEWETPVKMPVFNLSKVKGGLKIVQKGGGMATLSFRLEDKDGNQYTLRSIDKNPVKAIPEELKETIAKAVVQDQISAAHPYAPLSVSTMADAIHIYHANPKVVYVENDPQFGIYQELAANKVFMFEERPSKNTGDIESFGNAKKIYSTIKTVKKLKDDNDDSIDYKFTLRSRLFDMLIGDWDRHDDQWRWAAFKGKNGRIFRPIPRDRDQVFFVNEGRIPNIASHRWIMPKFEGFDDQLNWAPGFNFNARYFDRYFLAQADKKDWDDAVKYIQEHLTDSVFKAALTHIPTEVSGFSNDEIFKILKARRKQLPKIADEYYEHLSKRVSVLGSDKNEQFKIERLANGQTKVTVRKISKKGNIKHKIYKRTFDPKVTKEIRVYGFKGTDQFIFEGTAKSKIKLRVIGGNGVDTIDDETSRKASKNILLYDTKDSTIITHKGGSITKRLSNKPNVNDYDRADFKFNALLPILYGGYLPDDGLLIGGGFIFTSHRFRKTPFASKHQLYGALSTNVAAFKLKYKGQFTDVFGNTDVTINAVLRSPTNSNYFGLGNESTYDKSKGHDYYRFLYTKHIIQPSFLFDFTKTVNLSVGASYIYTDIIDGRYLDDRYFEESGDAALLDDPYSAFNYIGTQFSFKIDKRNNTALPKNGGYFNLNGNASKNINNDSLNYLNIGGTFEYYYTIKLPTVLTFAYKLDASTNFGDYHYLMSSKIGGNKSLRGFRRDRYYGRSSLVNSLDARLDIFKFKNSILPMTFGVLGFYDIGRVWLDEEKSTAWHEGYGGGIYVAPIDKIAFSAILGASEEELDVYLNIGFSF, via the coding sequence ATGAAATATATATTTACACTTCTATTTTCTGTATTTCCGAGTACAATACTACTAGCACAAAATCAAACAATTTATTTAATTGGTGATGCCGGTTTAGCAACAACAGAAGATCCTACACTTCAACATTTTTTCAAACAAATTGATCTTAATGATACCCAAAGTACAGTTGTATTTTTAGGTGATAATATATATCCGCATGGATTGATGAATGTTGGAGAAAAAGGAAGAATTGAAGGAGAAGAAATTCTAAAAGCTCAACTTTTACCGTTAAAGAATTTTAGAGGAAAAACATTCATGATTCCTGGTAATCATGATTACAATAGAGGAAAAAAGAATGGTTTAGAACGTTTAAAAAATGAAGAAATCTACGTTAATGCTATTCTAGGAGATTCTACTTTTGCTCCAGCAAATGGATGTCCTGACCCTGTTGAAGTGGCACTTTCTGAAGATATTACACTCTTAATTCTTGATACACAATGGCTACTTTTTGATTATCAAGAAATAGCAGAATACAACGGCTGTAGCTATAATTCTACCGATGAATTGCTTGTTGGTTTACAAGATATTATAGCTAGAAATAAAGATAAAAAATTGATTATTGCAGGACATCATCCTGTATATTCTTACGGGGAACATGGCGGACATTTTACAGCAAAAGACCACCTTTTCCCATTAACATCATTCAGTTCATGGGCTTATGTACCACTTCCTGTTATTGGTTCTATTTATCCTTTAGCAAGAAAAGCAGGTGTAAACAGACAAGATTTAGGCAATAAACAATATCAAAAAATGAGTATTGCTTTTGATAATATCTTCAAGCAACATAAAAACCTTATCTACGCTAGTGGACATGAACATGCTTTAGAATATATAAAAAAAGACAACGTTCATTATGTTGTTTCTGGAGCTGGATCAAAATCTACGCCTGTAAAAAAAGGGAAATATGCTGAATTTATTGGGGAGACGAAAGGATTCTCAAAAATTGAAATCACAACATCTGGGGAAACTACTATTTCATTTTTCGATTCAGAAAAAAAAGTATTCTCCACATCATATCAAAATAAAATAATTGATAAAACTGCCCCGACCATTCTTATTGATTTCCCAGACAGTGTAAGTGTCCCGGCCAGTCTACAATATAGCTCAAGTACTAAGCATGAAAAATGGATGGGTGCTAATTATAGAAAAGAATGGGAAACACCTGTTAAAATGCCTGTTTTCAATTTATCTAAGGTAAAAGGAGGCTTGAAAATTGTGCAAAAAGGCGGTGGTATGGCTACATTATCTTTTCGTTTAGAAGACAAAGACGGTAACCAATATACACTGAGATCAATAGATAAAAATCCCGTAAAAGCAATACCAGAAGAACTAAAAGAAACAATTGCTAAAGCTGTTGTTCAAGATCAGATTTCTGCTGCACATCCTTATGCCCCTCTTTCTGTTTCTACAATGGCAGATGCAATTCATATCTACCATGCCAATCCAAAAGTGGTGTATGTAGAAAACGATCCTCAATTTGGTATTTACCAAGAATTAGCGGCAAATAAAGTTTTTATGTTCGAGGAAAGGCCTTCTAAAAATACAGGTGATATAGAAAGTTTTGGCAACGCAAAGAAGATTTATTCTACCATAAAGACCGTAAAAAAACTAAAGGATGATAATGACGATAGCATAGACTATAAATTTACACTTCGTTCTAGATTATTTGATATGCTTATTGGAGATTGGGACAGGCATGATGACCAATGGAGATGGGCTGCTTTTAAAGGTAAAAATGGCAGAATTTTCCGTCCTATTCCTAGAGATAGAGATCAAGTATTTTTTGTAAATGAAGGTAGAATACCAAACATTGCGTCACATAGATGGATAATGCCTAAATTCGAGGGCTTTGATGACCAATTGAATTGGGCTCCGGGGTTTAATTTTAATGCAAGGTATTTTGATCGTTATTTTTTAGCTCAAGCAGATAAAAAAGATTGGGACGATGCCGTTAAGTATATACAAGAACATCTAACAGATAGTGTTTTCAAAGCTGCTTTAACTCACATTCCTACTGAAGTGAGTGGTTTCAGTAACGATGAAATTTTCAAAATTTTAAAAGCTAGAAGAAAACAGTTACCTAAAATTGCTGATGAGTATTATGAACATCTCTCAAAACGTGTTTCTGTTTTAGGAAGCGATAAAAATGAGCAGTTTAAAATAGAACGATTGGCTAACGGACAGACCAAAGTAACAGTTAGAAAAATAAGCAAGAAAGGGAACATCAAACATAAAATTTATAAAAGAACATTCGATCCTAAAGTAACGAAGGAAATTCGTGTTTATGGATTTAAGGGTACAGATCAATTTATATTTGAAGGTACTGCAAAAAGTAAGATTAAGTTACGTGTAATTGGTGGAAATGGTGTGGATACTATTGACGATGAAACGAGCCGAAAAGCATCTAAAAACATACTTCTTTATGATACCAAAGACTCCACGATTATAACACATAAGGGAGGTTCCATCACAAAAAGGTTGTCTAATAAACCAAACGTAAATGATTATGATAGAGCAGATTTTAAATTCAATGCTTTATTACCTATTCTTTATGGTGGCTATCTTCCAGATGATGGCCTATTAATTGGTGGTGGGTTTATTTTTACCTCTCATCGTTTTAGAAAAACACCTTTTGCTTCTAAACATCAGTTATATGGAGCGTTATCTACAAATGTTGCCGCCTTTAAATTAAAATATAAAGGGCAATTTACAGATGTATTTGGAAATACAGATGTTACCATAAATGCAGTTTTAAGATCGCCTACCAACTCCAATTATTTTGGCTTAGGAAATGAATCTACATACGATAAATCTAAAGGACATGATTATTACCGTTTCTTATATACCAAGCATATTATACAACCAAGTTTCCTATTTGATTTCACTAAAACCGTTAATCTAAGTGTAGGTGCTTCTTATATTTATACAGACATTATTGATGGAAGGTATTTAGACGATCGCTATTTTGAAGAATCTGGTGATGCCGCTCTCCTAGATGATCCCTACAGTGCTTTTAATTATATAGGTACTCAGTTTAGTTTTAAAATTGATAAAAGAAATAACACCGCATTACCTAAAAATGGAGGATATTTTAATTTGAATGGTAACGCATCAAAAAATATTAATAATGATTCGCTAAACTACTTAAATATTGGTGGTACATTTGAATATTATTACACTATAAAATTACCTACAGTCCTCACCTTTGCTTATAAATTAGATGCTTCTACAAACTTTGGTGATTATCACTATTTAATGTCAAGTAAAATTGGCGGCAATAAAAGTTTGAGAGGATTTAGAAGAGACCGTTACTACGGAAGGTCTTCTTTGGTAAATAGTTTAGATGCGAGATTAGATATATTTAAATTTAAAAATAGTATTTTGCCGATGACCTTCGGTGTCTTAGGTTTTTATGATATTGGCCGTGTTTGGCTAGATGAGGAAAAATCTACTGCTTGGCACGAAGGTTACGGAGGAGGAATATACGTTGCTCCTATAGATAAAATCGCATTTTCGGCTATACTAGGAGCTTCTGAAGAAGAGCTCGATGTCTACTTGAATATTGGGTTTAGCTTTTAA
- a CDS encoding SdiA-regulated domain-containing protein, with protein MTFIKHLIILYLLFSNMLFSCAQSTENHGSFSSPKAKWVMPSKLEEVSGLTWHSENTLACVNDEKGNIYLYNLEQKEVTKKINFGKDGDYEGITYKAPFFYVISSKGKLHIVNEKKEEVTKVQLPFTVDNDIEGLCFYDKSHLLVALKGKGGINGKKADYKAIYKVNMEDYNDISLAFTLPKGNKLSPSAVYFDDTKQLVYVLSHRSGQLFILNAASKEIIATHNLPRSVFPQPEGICISPSGRLFISTEKGDQISARILEF; from the coding sequence ATGACTTTTATAAAACACCTTATAATTTTATACCTTTTATTTAGCAATATGCTCTTTTCTTGTGCTCAAAGTACAGAAAATCATGGCTCATTTTCGTCACCAAAAGCCAAATGGGTGATGCCTTCTAAGTTAGAAGAAGTTTCTGGTTTAACATGGCATTCAGAAAACACCTTAGCTTGTGTAAATGACGAAAAAGGGAATATCTATCTTTATAATCTTGAACAAAAAGAAGTAACTAAAAAGATAAATTTTGGAAAAGATGGTGACTACGAAGGAATCACTTACAAAGCACCCTTCTTTTATGTTATAAGCAGTAAAGGAAAGCTACACATTGTAAACGAAAAGAAAGAAGAAGTTACAAAAGTTCAATTGCCGTTTACAGTAGATAATGATATTGAAGGACTTTGTTTTTATGATAAATCACACCTTCTAGTAGCATTAAAAGGTAAAGGGGGTATTAATGGTAAAAAAGCTGACTATAAAGCTATCTATAAAGTAAATATGGAAGATTACAATGATATATCTTTAGCATTTACACTTCCAAAGGGAAATAAATTAAGTCCATCTGCTGTCTATTTTGATGATACAAAACAACTAGTTTATGTGTTATCTCATCGCTCTGGGCAATTATTTATCTTAAATGCTGCTTCAAAAGAAATTATTGCTACTCATAACTTACCAAGAAGTGTTTTCCCTCAACCCGAAGGTATCTGTATTTCTCCAAGTGGCAGATTATTTATTTCTACAGAAAAAGGTGATCAGATATCTGCACGTATATTAGAATTCTAA